One window of Brachybacterium ginsengisoli genomic DNA carries:
- a CDS encoding ABC-F family ATP-binding cassette domain-containing protein, which translates to MITVHDLAIRVGARLLMSGVSFQITDGDRVGLVGRNGAGKTTLTKVLSGTLDPSEGSVEVAGELGYLPQDTHAGEDTELVLSRILSARGLDGIFKKLRRAEEEMGDMSLTEARREKAMNRYPRIEAELDAAGGYAAEAEAKRMAANLGLPNRLLEQGLGTLSGGQRRRVELARILFSQASTMILDEPTNHLDHDSIVWLREYLMGYRGGLIIISHDVELVEHVVNKVLYLDANRAEIDIYNMGWKLYQRQREDDEKRRKRERTNAEKKATQLTAQAEKMRAKATKAVAAQNMLKRAERMLDGVEGERQKDRVASLRFPKPAPCGKTPLMAEDLSKSYGSLEIFTSVDLAIDRGSKVVIIGLNGAGKTTLLRILAGVDEPDTGGLLPGHGLRIGYYAQEHETLDLERTVLENMMTAAYELPEVEARKILGSFLFTGDDVHKPTRVLSGGEKTRLALATLVVSSANVLLLDEPTNNLDPASREEILGALAAFEGAVVLVSHDPGAVAALNPERVLMMPDAVEDLWNAEYQELIELA; encoded by the coding sequence GTGATCACCGTGCACGACCTCGCCATCCGAGTCGGCGCCCGGCTCCTGATGAGCGGAGTCTCCTTCCAGATCACCGACGGTGACCGGGTGGGGCTGGTGGGTCGCAACGGCGCCGGCAAGACCACCCTGACCAAGGTGCTCTCGGGCACCCTGGATCCCAGCGAGGGGAGCGTCGAGGTCGCCGGGGAGCTCGGCTACCTCCCGCAGGACACCCATGCCGGGGAGGACACCGAGCTGGTGCTCTCCCGCATCCTCTCCGCCCGCGGTCTCGACGGCATCTTCAAGAAGCTGCGTCGCGCCGAGGAGGAGATGGGCGACATGAGCCTCACCGAGGCACGCCGGGAGAAGGCGATGAACCGCTATCCCCGGATCGAGGCGGAGCTCGACGCGGCCGGCGGCTACGCCGCGGAGGCCGAGGCGAAGCGGATGGCCGCGAACCTGGGGCTGCCCAACCGACTGCTCGAGCAGGGGCTCGGCACCCTCTCCGGCGGCCAGCGCCGTCGCGTGGAGCTCGCGCGGATCCTGTTCTCCCAGGCGTCCACGATGATCTTGGACGAGCCCACCAACCACCTCGACCACGACTCGATCGTGTGGCTGCGCGAGTACCTGATGGGCTACCGCGGAGGGCTGATCATCATCAGCCACGACGTGGAGCTGGTCGAGCACGTCGTGAACAAGGTCCTCTACCTCGACGCGAACCGCGCGGAGATCGACATCTACAACATGGGCTGGAAGCTGTACCAGCGCCAGCGCGAGGACGACGAGAAGCGCCGCAAGCGCGAGCGTACGAACGCCGAGAAGAAGGCCACGCAGCTCACCGCCCAGGCGGAGAAGATGCGCGCGAAGGCCACCAAGGCCGTCGCCGCACAGAACATGCTCAAGCGGGCCGAGCGGATGCTCGACGGCGTCGAGGGGGAGCGCCAGAAGGACCGCGTCGCCTCTCTGCGCTTCCCGAAGCCCGCTCCCTGCGGGAAGACGCCGCTGATGGCGGAGGACCTCTCGAAGTCCTACGGCAGCCTCGAGATCTTCACCAGCGTGGATCTCGCGATCGACCGCGGCTCGAAGGTCGTCATCATCGGGCTGAACGGTGCGGGCAAGACCACCCTGCTGAGGATCCTCGCCGGGGTGGACGAGCCGGACACCGGCGGGCTGCTGCCCGGCCATGGTCTGCGGATCGGCTACTACGCGCAGGAGCACGAGACCCTCGATCTCGAGCGGACGGTGCTCGAGAACATGATGACCGCGGCCTATGAGCTGCCCGAGGTCGAGGCCCGCAAGATCCTCGGCTCCTTCCTGTTCACCGGCGATGACGTCCACAAGCCCACCCGCGTCCTCTCCGGCGGCGAGAAGACCCGTCTCGCCCTCGCGACGCTCGTGGTCTCCAGCGCGAACGTGCTGCTGCTGGACGAGCCGACGAACAACCTCGACCCCGCCAGCCGTGAGGAGATCCTCGGGGCGCTCGCGGCCTTCGAGGGCGCCGTGGTCCTGGTCTCGCACGATCCGGGGGCGGTCGCGGCACTGAACCCCGAGCGCGTGCTGATGATGCCCGACGCGGTCGAGGATCTCTGGAACGCCGAGTACCAGGAGCTCATCGAGCTCGCCTGA
- a CDS encoding dihydroorotase, whose product MRTETADTTVTATPLLIRGGRPYGEDVQDLLLVDGRIEAVGTSLEVPADAEIVEAEGCIVLPGLVDLHTHLREPGGEEAETVETGTRAAARGGFTAVHAMANTTPVADTAGVVEQVARRGDAAGWCSVRPVGAVTVGLAGERLAELDAMANSGAQVRVFSDDGKCVHDPVLMRRALEYVKSFDGVIAQHAQDPRLTEGAQMHEGVVSAELGLTGWPAVAEESIIARDVLLAQHVGSRLHVCHLSTAGSVDIIRWAKQRGIAVTAEVTPHHLLLTDESVRQFDAVFKVNPPLRTAADVEAVREGLADGTIDIVATDHAPHPRDAKDREWDQAAMGMTGLETALSLVQLTMVDEGRLSWRDVARVLSEKPAEIGRDEDQGRPLAVGSPANLLVWDPRPVRVTDPAEHASLGRNSPFAGLELPGANRLTVLSGRPTVRDGQVVER is encoded by the coding sequence GTGAGAACTGAGACCGCCGACACCACCGTGACCGCCACCCCGCTGCTGATCCGCGGCGGCCGCCCCTACGGGGAGGACGTCCAGGACCTGCTCCTGGTCGACGGCCGCATCGAGGCCGTCGGCACCTCGCTCGAGGTGCCGGCCGACGCGGAGATCGTCGAGGCGGAGGGCTGCATCGTGCTGCCCGGCCTGGTGGATCTCCACACCCACCTGCGCGAGCCCGGCGGCGAGGAGGCCGAGACCGTCGAGACGGGCACCCGTGCCGCCGCCCGCGGCGGCTTCACCGCCGTGCATGCCATGGCCAACACCACCCCCGTCGCCGACACCGCCGGCGTGGTCGAGCAGGTGGCCCGCCGCGGCGACGCCGCCGGCTGGTGCTCCGTGCGCCCCGTCGGCGCGGTCACCGTGGGCCTCGCGGGCGAGCGTCTCGCCGAGCTGGACGCGATGGCGAACTCGGGCGCCCAGGTCCGGGTGTTCAGCGACGACGGCAAGTGCGTCCACGACCCGGTGCTCATGCGCCGCGCGCTCGAGTACGTGAAGTCCTTCGACGGCGTCATCGCCCAGCATGCCCAGGACCCGCGGCTCACCGAGGGCGCCCAGATGCACGAGGGCGTCGTCTCCGCCGAGCTCGGGCTCACCGGCTGGCCGGCCGTCGCCGAGGAGTCGATCATCGCCCGCGACGTGCTGCTCGCCCAGCATGTCGGCTCGCGACTGCACGTGTGCCACCTCTCCACCGCCGGCAGCGTGGACATCATCCGCTGGGCCAAGCAGCGCGGCATCGCGGTGACCGCCGAGGTCACCCCGCACCACCTGCTGCTGACCGACGAGAGCGTGCGCCAGTTCGACGCCGTCTTCAAGGTCAACCCGCCGCTGCGCACCGCGGCCGACGTCGAGGCCGTCCGCGAGGGTCTCGCCGACGGCACGATCGACATCGTCGCCACCGACCACGCCCCCCACCCGCGCGACGCCAAGGACCGCGAGTGGGATCAGGCCGCGATGGGCATGACCGGGCTGGAGACGGCTCTGTCCCTCGTGCAGCTGACCATGGTCGATGAGGGCCGCCTCAGCTGGCGCGACGTCGCGCGGGTGCTCTCCGAGAAGCCTGCCGAGATCGGCCGCGACGAGGACCAGGGACGGCCGCTCGCCGTGGGCTCCCCGGCGAACCTGCTGGTGTGGGATCCGCGCCCGGTCCGGGTCACGGATCCGGCGGAGCACGCCTCCCTCGGCCGCAACTCGCCCTTCGCCGGCCTCGAGCTGCCCGGTGCGAACCGACTGACGGTCCTCTCAGGGCGTCCCACGGTCCGCGACGGCCAGGTGGTGGAGCGATGA
- the sufC gene encoding Fe-S cluster assembly ATPase SufC has product MSILEIKNLHATVETPEGTKAILKGVDLTIKSGETHAIMGPNGSGKSTLAYAIAGHPKYQITDGEVTLDGEDVLEMSVDERARAGLFLAMQYPVEVPGVTVSNFLRTAKTAVDGEAPALRTWVKDVKGAMDDLKMDPVFAERNVNEGFSGGEKKRHEILQMQLLKPGVAILDETDSGLDVDALRIVSEGINRAKENTEVGIMLITHYTRILQYVKPDFVHVFVNGKIAEQGGPELAERLEAEGYDRFLVGA; this is encoded by the coding sequence ATGTCGATCCTGGAGATCAAGAACCTCCACGCCACCGTCGAGACGCCCGAGGGCACCAAGGCGATCCTCAAGGGCGTGGACCTCACCATCAAGTCCGGCGAGACCCACGCGATCATGGGCCCCAACGGCTCCGGCAAGTCCACCCTCGCGTACGCCATCGCGGGCCACCCCAAGTACCAGATCACCGACGGCGAGGTCACCCTCGACGGTGAGGACGTGCTCGAGATGAGCGTCGACGAGCGCGCCCGCGCCGGCCTCTTCCTCGCCATGCAGTACCCCGTCGAGGTTCCCGGCGTCACGGTCTCGAACTTTCTGCGCACCGCCAAGACCGCGGTCGACGGCGAGGCACCCGCGCTGCGCACCTGGGTCAAGGACGTCAAGGGCGCGATGGACGATCTGAAGATGGACCCCGTCTTCGCCGAGCGCAACGTCAACGAGGGCTTCTCCGGCGGCGAGAAGAAGCGCCACGAGATCCTCCAGATGCAGCTGCTCAAGCCCGGCGTCGCGATCCTCGACGAGACCGACTCCGGCCTCGACGTCGACGCGCTGCGCATCGTCTCCGAGGGCATCAACCGCGCCAAGGAGAACACCGAGGTGGGCATCATGCTCATCACGCACTACACCCGGATCCTGCAGTACGTGAAGCCGGACTTCGTCCACGTCTTCGTGAACGGCAAGATCGCCGAGCAGGGCGGCCCGGAGCTCGCCGAGCGCCTCGAGGCCGAGGGCTACGACCGCTTCCTCGTCGGCGCCTGA
- the ald gene encoding alanine dehydrogenase: MRIGVPREVKNNENRVGLGAAGVHELVARGHEVVVETGAGVGSRVSDDDYRAVGATILDSPDELWAQAEMIVKVKEPLPEEYGRLRKGLIVFTYLHLAADRELTQALLDSGATSIAYETVQQPDRSLPLLAPMSAIAGRLAAQVGAYHLMAPLGGSGVLMGGVPGTTEANVLVVGGGVVGEQAAMMAHGLHANVTVMDLNVSRLGQIATMHHGGILTRYSTALDLAEEIRRADVVVGSVLIPGKRAPKLVTDEMVSTMKPGSVLVDVAIDQGGCFENSRPTTHDDPTFRVHDAVYYCVANMPGSVPVTATAALNNATLPYILRIAGAGWRDALRGDGALALGLHTHEGRLTHAGTGEAHGIEVTPVEAVLG, from the coding sequence ATGCGCATCGGGGTTCCCCGGGAGGTCAAGAACAACGAGAACCGGGTGGGGCTGGGCGCCGCGGGCGTCCACGAGCTCGTCGCCCGGGGTCATGAGGTGGTGGTCGAGACGGGCGCCGGCGTCGGCTCCCGCGTGAGCGACGACGACTACCGCGCCGTCGGCGCGACGATCCTGGACTCGCCCGACGAGCTCTGGGCGCAGGCGGAGATGATCGTCAAGGTGAAGGAGCCGCTGCCGGAGGAGTACGGGCGGCTGCGCAAGGGCCTGATCGTGTTCACCTATCTCCATCTCGCGGCGGACCGCGAGCTCACGCAGGCCCTGCTGGACTCGGGCGCCACGTCCATCGCCTACGAGACGGTGCAGCAGCCGGACCGCTCCCTCCCGCTGCTCGCGCCGATGAGCGCGATCGCCGGCCGTCTGGCCGCGCAGGTGGGTGCCTACCACCTGATGGCGCCGCTGGGCGGCTCCGGGGTGCTGATGGGCGGCGTCCCCGGGACCACCGAGGCGAACGTGCTCGTGGTCGGCGGCGGCGTGGTCGGCGAGCAGGCCGCGATGATGGCCCACGGCCTGCACGCGAACGTGACGGTGATGGATCTGAACGTCTCCCGCCTCGGGCAGATCGCCACCATGCACCACGGCGGCATCCTCACCCGCTACTCGACGGCTCTGGACCTCGCCGAGGAGATCCGTCGGGCGGACGTGGTGGTCGGCTCGGTGCTCATCCCGGGCAAGCGGGCGCCGAAGCTGGTGACCGACGAGATGGTCTCGACGATGAAGCCGGGTTCGGTGCTCGTGGACGTCGCGATCGACCAGGGCGGCTGCTTCGAGAACTCGCGACCCACCACGCACGACGACCCGACCTTCCGGGTCCACGACGCCGTCTACTACTGCGTGGCGAACATGCCCGGCTCGGTGCCGGTCACCGCGACGGCGGCCCTGAACAACGCGACGCTCCCCTACATCCTGAGGATCGCCGGGGCCGGGTGGCGCGACGCCCTGCGCGGCGACGGCGCCCTGGCGCTGGGCCTGCACACCCACGAGGGCCGGCTCACCCACGCCGGCACCGGCGAGGCGCACGGGATCGAGGTCACCCCGGTCGAGGCCGTCCTCGGCTGA
- the nusB gene encoding transcription antitermination factor NusB, which yields MTSGSAENGAGERPAPRATGLPHPTREGAEVEFERTIPAAADRLHGRSRDRIRAIDVLFEADAKRADVLDVLAERLRRTAAQTPLPQRSRELVELYAPHAADIDEDLSAHSRDWPLHRMPAVDRALLRLGSAEVLYGEDQPARGAIIGEYTKIAEVLSTDDSPRFVNGLLQRLVDVHGLHS from the coding sequence GTGACCTCTGGCTCCGCCGAGAACGGCGCGGGGGAGCGTCCCGCCCCCCGCGCCACCGGGCTTCCCCACCCCACCCGTGAGGGTGCCGAGGTCGAGTTCGAGCGGACGATCCCGGCCGCCGCGGACCGCCTCCATGGCCGGTCCCGGGACCGGATCCGGGCGATCGACGTCCTCTTCGAGGCCGACGCCAAGCGCGCCGACGTGCTCGACGTGCTCGCCGAGCGCCTGCGTCGCACCGCCGCCCAGACCCCGCTGCCCCAGCGCTCGCGGGAGCTGGTGGAGCTCTACGCCCCGCACGCCGCCGACATCGACGAGGACCTCTCCGCGCACTCCCGCGACTGGCCGCTGCACCGCATGCCCGCCGTGGATCGTGCGCTGCTGCGCCTGGGCTCCGCCGAGGTGCTCTACGGCGAGGACCAGCCGGCTCGCGGCGCGATCATCGGCGAGTACACCAAGATCGCCGAGGTGCTCTCGACCGACGACTCCCCGCGATTCGTCAACGGGCTGCTGCAGCGGCTCGTCGACGTCCACGGACTGCACTCCTGA
- a CDS encoding MarR family transcriptional regulator, whose product MFVLSFSGTALRRTPDASDPVPALLEALDAVPQTLPAERTVGPEVLALVGRAEDALEAVLRAREVGEWAMGVGVGPLQRPLPRSVRELAGGAMDAAEQAVRASRTTSSVPLTVRASDARHRGTAADAEAVLRLIGWMIRSRNRGQWQAVRALREDPGATQAQLAERLGITQQTVSRAVKTSGWREESAAHPLAVRLLSMIDLTSAR is encoded by the coding sequence ATGTTCGTCCTGTCCTTCTCGGGAACGGCCCTGCGCCGCACCCCGGACGCGAGCGATCCGGTGCCCGCGCTGCTCGAGGCCCTCGACGCCGTGCCGCAGACCCTTCCCGCGGAGCGGACCGTCGGCCCCGAGGTGCTCGCGCTGGTGGGCCGCGCCGAGGATGCCCTGGAGGCGGTGCTCCGCGCCCGCGAGGTGGGGGAGTGGGCCATGGGCGTGGGCGTCGGACCTCTCCAGCGCCCTCTGCCCCGCTCGGTCCGCGAGCTCGCCGGCGGCGCCATGGACGCCGCCGAGCAGGCTGTCCGCGCCTCCCGCACCACCTCCTCCGTCCCGCTGACCGTCCGCGCCTCCGATGCCCGCCATCGTGGGACCGCCGCGGACGCCGAAGCGGTGCTGCGCCTGATCGGCTGGATGATCCGCTCCCGCAACCGTGGTCAGTGGCAGGCCGTGCGGGCGCTGCGGGAGGATCCCGGGGCGACCCAGGCCCAGCTCGCCGAGCGTCTCGGCATCACGCAGCAGACGGTCTCGCGGGCCGTGAAGACCAGCGGATGGCGCGAGGAGAGCGCCGCCCACCCCCTCGCGGTGCGCCTTCTGAGCATGATCGACCTCACGTCCGCCCGCTGA
- the pyrR gene encoding bifunctional pyr operon transcriptional regulator/uracil phosphoribosyltransferase PyrR, with translation MTERHAVPDSSAPESDATAGADSSRVLGPDEIRRALTRIAHEILESGHGAEDLVLLGIPHRGVPLARRLAEQIARAEGRTDTDDLSELYGALDITMYRDDLRSNPTRAPSPTRIPRSGIDGRTVVLVDDVLYSGRTIRAALDALGAIGRPAAVRLAVLVDRGHRELPIRADHVGKNLPTSRSERVHVQLSETDGVDAVDIVRPSAGEEARA, from the coding sequence ATGACCGAACGACACGCAGTCCCTGATTCCTCAGCCCCTGAATCCGATGCCACCGCCGGAGCCGACAGCTCCCGCGTGCTCGGCCCGGACGAGATCCGTCGGGCGCTGACCCGCATCGCGCACGAGATCCTCGAGAGCGGCCACGGCGCCGAGGACCTGGTGCTGCTGGGCATCCCGCACCGCGGAGTCCCCCTCGCACGGCGCCTCGCCGAGCAGATCGCCCGCGCGGAGGGCAGGACCGACACCGATGACCTCAGCGAGCTGTACGGCGCGCTGGACATCACCATGTACCGCGACGACCTGCGCTCGAACCCCACCCGGGCCCCCAGCCCCACGCGGATCCCGCGTTCCGGGATCGACGGCCGCACCGTGGTCCTGGTCGACGACGTCCTCTACTCCGGGCGCACGATCCGCGCGGCGCTGGACGCCCTCGGCGCCATCGGCCGCCCTGCCGCGGTGCGCCTCGCGGTGCTCGTGGACCGCGGCCATCGGGAGCTCCCGATCCGCGCGGACCACGTGGGCAAGAACCTCCCCACGTCGCGCAGCGAGCGCGTCCACGTCCAGCTCTCCGAGACCGACGGGGTCGACGCCGTCGACATCGTCCGGCCCTCCGCCGGAGAGGAGGCCCGCGCATGA
- a CDS encoding aspartate carbamoyltransferase catalytic subunit has product MRHFISIADLSREEALSVLATAEHMAQTQSRSIRKLPTLVGATVVNLFFEDSTRTRISFEAAAKRLSADVINFSAKGSSLSKGESLKDTALTLQAMGADAVVVRSGSSGAAHLLAHAGWIDQPIINAGDGAHEHPTQAMLDTFTLRRHLRPGDPLAGLDGIHVVIVGDVLHSRVARSNVLLLTLLGARVTLVAPPALVPVGASAWPCAISYDLDEALAEGPDAVMMLRVQRERMVGGGFFPSEGEYSRRYGLTVARAAALPEHAIVLHPGPMNRGFEIAGAVADSPRSVIVEQVASGVFVRMAVLYHLLATDAREATREN; this is encoded by the coding sequence ATGAGGCACTTCATCTCCATCGCCGATCTCTCCCGCGAGGAGGCGCTCTCCGTGCTCGCCACCGCCGAGCACATGGCGCAGACCCAGTCGCGGTCGATCCGCAAGCTGCCCACCCTGGTGGGCGCGACCGTGGTCAACCTCTTCTTCGAGGACTCCACGCGCACCCGGATCAGCTTCGAGGCCGCCGCCAAGCGCCTCTCCGCGGATGTCATCAACTTCTCCGCCAAGGGATCGAGCCTGTCCAAGGGTGAGTCCCTCAAGGACACCGCGCTGACCCTGCAGGCGATGGGCGCCGACGCGGTCGTGGTGCGCTCGGGCTCCTCCGGCGCGGCGCACCTGCTCGCCCATGCGGGATGGATCGACCAGCCGATCATCAACGCGGGGGACGGTGCGCACGAGCATCCGACCCAGGCCATGCTCGACACCTTCACGCTGCGCCGCCACCTGCGTCCCGGTGACCCGCTGGCCGGCCTCGACGGGATCCATGTGGTGATCGTCGGCGACGTCCTGCACTCGCGGGTGGCTCGCTCCAACGTGCTGCTGCTGACCCTGCTCGGCGCCCGTGTCACCCTCGTGGCGCCTCCCGCCCTGGTGCCCGTCGGCGCCTCGGCCTGGCCCTGCGCGATCAGCTACGACCTCGACGAGGCCCTCGCCGAGGGACCGGACGCCGTGATGATGCTCCGCGTGCAGCGCGAGCGGATGGTCGGTGGCGGCTTCTTCCCGTCCGAGGGGGAGTACTCGCGCCGCTATGGCCTGACCGTGGCCCGCGCCGCCGCGCTGCCCGAGCATGCCATCGTGCTGCACCCCGGCCCCATGAACCGGGGCTTCGAGATCGCGGGCGCCGTCGCGGACTCCCCGCGCAGCGTCATCGTCGAACAGGTCGCCTCCGGCGTGTTCGTGCGCATGGCCGTCCTGTACCACCTGCTCGCCACCGACGCCCGGGAGGCGACACGTGAGAACTGA
- the carA gene encoding glutamine-hydrolyzing carbamoyl-phosphate synthase small subunit yields the protein MTPSAAPASTRPVGRRVRPEKALLVLEDGTVLRGSAYGARGSRLGEVVFTTGMTGYQETLSDPSYAGQIVVQTAPHIGNTGANAQDMESRKVWVRGYAVRDASRIASNHRSEQTLDDLLISSDVVGISDIDTRMLTRRLRETGSLRGGIFSGDALATSEEQLLAQVREQPSMAGASFVDEVTIAQPVVLEPEGEVRATVAAVDLGIKGASPRSMLARGLRVHLLPATTSLEDLLAIQPDAVFFSNGPGDPATATAQVELLRGVLDNDLPFFGICFGNQLLGRALGFDTYKLKFGHRGINQPVQDRETGQVAITAHNHGFAVDVPLEGEHVAPHDGGRYGRVVVSHVDLNDDVVEGLRCLDRPVFSVQYHPEAAGGPHDASPLFDRLAEIAIAHRASASKES from the coding sequence ATGACACCCTCTGCCGCACCCGCTTCCACCAGGCCCGTCGGCCGCCGAGTGCGCCCCGAGAAGGCGCTGCTCGTCCTCGAGGACGGCACCGTGCTGCGCGGATCCGCCTACGGCGCCCGGGGTTCCCGACTCGGCGAGGTCGTCTTCACGACCGGGATGACCGGCTACCAGGAGACCCTCTCGGACCCCTCCTACGCCGGGCAGATCGTCGTGCAGACCGCCCCGCACATCGGCAACACCGGGGCCAACGCCCAGGACATGGAGTCGCGGAAGGTGTGGGTGCGCGGCTACGCCGTCCGCGACGCCAGCCGCATCGCCTCCAACCACCGCTCCGAGCAGACCCTCGACGATCTGCTGATCAGCAGCGACGTCGTGGGGATCAGCGACATCGACACCCGCATGCTCACCCGGCGCCTGCGCGAGACCGGCTCGCTGCGCGGCGGGATCTTCTCCGGCGATGCTCTGGCCACCTCGGAGGAGCAGCTGCTGGCCCAGGTCCGCGAGCAGCCCTCGATGGCCGGCGCGAGCTTCGTGGACGAGGTCACCATCGCCCAGCCGGTGGTGCTCGAGCCCGAGGGCGAGGTGCGCGCCACCGTCGCCGCCGTCGACCTCGGCATCAAGGGCGCCTCGCCGCGCAGCATGCTCGCCCGCGGACTGCGGGTCCACCTGCTGCCCGCGACCACCTCCCTCGAGGACCTGCTCGCGATCCAGCCGGACGCCGTGTTCTTCTCCAACGGCCCGGGCGACCCCGCGACGGCGACCGCCCAGGTCGAGCTGCTGCGCGGCGTGCTGGACAACGATCTGCCGTTCTTCGGCATCTGCTTCGGCAACCAGCTGCTGGGCCGTGCGCTCGGTTTCGACACCTACAAGCTGAAGTTCGGCCACCGCGGCATCAACCAGCCCGTGCAGGACCGTGAGACCGGGCAGGTGGCGATCACCGCCCACAACCACGGCTTCGCGGTCGACGTCCCCCTCGAGGGCGAGCACGTCGCCCCGCACGACGGCGGCCGCTACGGCCGCGTCGTGGTCTCGCACGTGGACCTGAACGACGACGTGGTCGAGGGGCTCCGCTGCCTCGACCGTCCCGTGTTCTCGGTCCAGTACCACCCCGAGGCGGCCGGCGGCCCGCACGACGCCTCGCCCCTCTTCGATCGACTGGCCGAGATCGCGATCGCCCACCGCGCCTCTGCCTCCAAGGAGTCCTGA
- the efp gene encoding elongation factor P has translation MATTNDLKNGMVLVLDQQLWSVVEFQHVKPGKGPAFVRTKLKNVMSGKGVDKTFNAGVKVETATVDRRDMQFSYLDVDMYVFMDTSNWEQTSVTEEIVGGAKDFMLEGQDVVIAFHEGQALFVELPTSVVLTIEFTEPGLQGDRSSGGTKPARLETGREIQVPLFLNEGDKVKVDTRSGDYLERVK, from the coding sequence ATGGCGACGACGAACGATCTGAAGAACGGAATGGTCCTGGTGCTGGACCAGCAGCTCTGGAGCGTGGTCGAGTTCCAGCACGTCAAGCCGGGCAAGGGACCCGCCTTCGTGCGCACGAAGCTGAAGAACGTCATGTCCGGCAAGGGCGTCGACAAGACGTTCAACGCCGGTGTCAAGGTCGAGACCGCCACGGTCGACCGCCGCGACATGCAGTTCTCCTACCTCGACGTCGACATGTACGTGTTCATGGACACCTCGAACTGGGAGCAGACCAGCGTCACCGAGGAGATCGTCGGCGGCGCGAAGGACTTCATGCTCGAGGGCCAGGACGTCGTCATCGCGTTCCACGAGGGCCAGGCGCTGTTCGTGGAGCTGCCCACCTCTGTGGTGCTGACGATCGAGTTCACCGAGCCGGGCCTGCAGGGCGACCGCTCCAGCGGCGGCACCAAGCCCGCCCGCCTCGAGACCGGCCGCGAGATCCAGGTCCCGCTCTTCCTCAACGAGGGCGACAAGGTCAAGGTCGACACCCGCAGCGGCGACTACCTCGAGCGCGTCAAGTGA
- a CDS encoding PH-like domain-containing protein, with protein MSERALPVLVLIALFALILTAMVLGWRRRGRSQQHLPAPGAQTLEELGEGISHGPVDGVYVDTVLAERPLERVVAHGLGQRARAQVTLGDGGSWHLEREGAPDLTISASDLAEVTSGPGMAGKFIGGDGLLILRWRLGDQLLDTGLRLARRSDHDLLLSRKEHA; from the coding sequence ATGAGCGAACGGGCGCTCCCCGTCCTGGTGCTCATCGCGCTCTTCGCCCTGATCCTCACCGCCATGGTCCTGGGATGGAGGCGGCGCGGCCGCTCCCAGCAGCACCTGCCGGCACCGGGGGCGCAGACCCTCGAGGAGCTCGGCGAGGGGATCTCCCACGGGCCTGTCGACGGCGTCTACGTCGACACGGTGCTCGCCGAGCGACCCCTCGAGCGGGTCGTCGCCCACGGCCTCGGCCAGCGTGCGCGGGCGCAGGTGACCCTCGGCGACGGCGGCTCCTGGCACCTCGAGCGCGAGGGCGCCCCCGACCTCACCATCTCGGCCTCCGACCTCGCAGAGGTCACCTCCGGTCCCGGCATGGCCGGGAAGTTCATCGGCGGGGACGGCCTGCTCATCCTCCGCTGGCGCCTCGGCGACCAGCTCCTCGACACCGGTCTGCGCCTCGCCCGGCGCTCCGACCACGACCTCCTGCTCTCCCGGAAGGAGCACGCATGA
- a CDS encoding metal-sulfur cluster assembly factor, with product MTDQKTPDATVSTDDVIEAMKDVIDPELGINVVDLGLIYGVTVEDGNAVVDMTLTSAACPLTDVLEEQTFAVLDPITESHRINWVWMPPWGMEKITEDGREQLRAIGFNL from the coding sequence ATGACCGATCAGAAGACCCCTGACGCGACGGTGAGCACCGACGACGTCATCGAGGCGATGAAGGACGTGATCGATCCCGAGCTCGGGATCAACGTCGTCGACCTCGGCCTCATCTACGGCGTCACCGTCGAGGACGGCAACGCCGTCGTGGACATGACCCTGACCTCCGCGGCCTGCCCGCTGACGGACGTACTCGAGGAGCAGACGTTCGCGGTGCTGGACCCCATCACCGAGTCCCACCGGATCAACTGGGTGTGGATGCCGCCGTGGGGCATGGAGAAGATCACCGAGGACGGCCGCGAGCAGCTGCGCGCCATCGGCTTCAACCTCTGA